A window of Rhinatrema bivittatum chromosome 2, aRhiBiv1.1, whole genome shotgun sequence contains these coding sequences:
- the LOC115084604 gene encoding uncharacterized protein LOC115084604 — MISSDLHTMLGSCLIPVCKDPNDIHNDTQLPTIGEKWTYESSINWGKVARHLPTDALELYTPYVANLENNSCARIVNCKDQCRKLPKGQWPCNNPTNISYNWAHIILPLGWFFTCGTTTFNYIPANVSDCTCCLSRLVPVLPSKPHKVKHLYKSRKIRDVTSLTPSCDGNVSLLNKHESLALALSLVGVPGLAMHADIQVTKLACNLAKSINATSHAIALLNQEQSALRNAILNNRGAIDFLLLQHHYGCEVMPDMCCFNLTDNSLAIDQQIKKLKTYAESIHIDEGSKFWDSLWSIFPVGWIRNLCQYSHYAVMAPGHTDTSYAVMVPAVIETNYDNVMVETVIE, encoded by the exons ATGATTAGTTCAGACTTACATACTATGTTGGGCTCATGCCTCATTCCGGTTTGTAAGGATCCGAACGATATTCACAATGATACCCAATTACCAACTATTGGGGAAAAATGGACTTATGAATCATCCATAAATTGGGGAAAGGTTGCAAGGCATCTACCTACAGATGCTTTGGAACTTTATACTCCGTATGTTGCAAATCTGGAAAATAACAGTTGTGCACGAATTGTGAACTGCAAAGACCAATGCCGTAAATTACCAAAGGGACAATGGCCCTGTAACAACCCCACAAATATCAGTTATAATTGGGCACATATAATTTTACCGCTGGGATGGTTCTTTACTTGTGGAACCACAACATTTAATTATATTCCAGCTAATGTCAGTGATTGTACATGTTGCTTAAGTAGATTAGTACCTGTTTTGCCAAGCAAACCCCACAAGGTGAAGCATTTATACAAATCTCGTAAGATTCGAGATGTGACTTCTCTCACACCTTCATGTGATGGAAATGTTTCACTATTGAATAAGCATGAGTCTTTGGCTTTGGCACTTTCCTTAGTGGGAGTACCCGGACTGGCCATGCATGCTGATATTCAGGTCACAAAACTAGCTTGTAATTTAGCTAAATCTATAAATGCCACTTCGCATGCTATTGCATTATTAAATCAAGAACAGAGTGCTCTTCGTAACGCTATCCTTAATAACCGAGGAGCTATTGATTTTTTGTTATTACAGCACCACTATGGTTGTGAAGTCATGCcagatatgtgctgttttaaccTCACAGACAATTCGTTAGCAATTGACCAACAGATAAAGAAGTTGAAAACATATGCTGAAAGTATTCACATTGATGAGGGATCAAAATTTTGGGATAGTTTGTGGTCAATATTCCCAGTAGGATGGATAAGGAACCTGTGTCAATA TTCACATTATGCTGTCATGGCCCCTGGACATACTGACACCAGTTATGCTGTAATGGTACCTGCTGTTATTGAAACTAATTATGATAATGTAATGGTAGAAACAGTTATAGAGTAG